A window from Acipenser ruthenus chromosome 36, fAciRut3.2 maternal haplotype, whole genome shotgun sequence encodes these proteins:
- the LOC117965631 gene encoding peptidyl-prolyl cis-trans isomerase NIMA-interacting 1-like codes for MNAEKMADDESLPSGWEKRQSRSSGRVYYFNHITNASQWERPSGAADGKGEPDKVRCSHLLVKHSQSRRPSSWREENITRSKEEALELIHEYIEKIKSGDEEFETLASQFSDCSSARNGGDLGSFGRGQMQKPFEDASFALKVGDMSGPVFTDSGVHIILRTG; via the exons ATGAATGCAGAAAAAATGGCAGATGATGAAAGTTTACCTTCAGGCTGGGAGAAACGCCAGAGCCGGAGTTCag GCCGTGTGTACTACTTCAACCACATCACAAATGCCAGCCAATGGGAGCGTCCGTCCGGGGCGGCGGATGGGAAGGGGGAGCCCGACAAGGTGCGCTGCTCCCACCTGCTGGTCAAACACAGCCAGTCCCGACGCCCGTCGTCCTGGCGAGAGGAGAACATCACGCGTTCCAAAGAGGAGGCCCTGGAACTGATACACG AGTACATCGAGAAGATCAAGTCTGGAGACGAGGAGTTTGAGACGCTGGCCTCTCAGTTCAGTGACTGCAGCTCCGCTCGCAATGGTGGCGATCTGGGGTCCTTTGGCAGAG GGCAGATGCAGAAGCCGTTTGAAGACGCCTCGTTCGCGCTGAAAGTGGGGGACATGAGCGGACCCGTGTTCACGGATTCCGGGGTGCACATCATCCTACGCACCGGATGA
- the LOC117401999 gene encoding ubiquitin-like protein 5: protein MIEVVCNDRLGKKVRVKCNSEDTIGDLKKLISAQTGTRWDKIVLKKWYTIFKDHVSLGDYEIHDGMNLELYYQ from the exons ATGATTGAGGTTGTGTGCAATGATCGCCTGGGAAAGAAAGTCCGGGTCAAGTGCAA TTCGGAGGACACCATCGGTGACCTGAAGAAGCTCATATCTGCACAGACTGGAACCAGATGGGACAAGATTGTCCTGAAGAAATG GTATACGATATTTAAGGACCACGTGTCATTAGGGGACT ATGAAATCCACGATGGGATGAACTTGGAGTTATATTACCAGTAG